The following are encoded in a window of Gramella sp. MT6 genomic DNA:
- the ubiE gene encoding bifunctional demethylmenaquinone methyltransferase/2-methoxy-6-polyprenyl-1,4-benzoquinol methylase UbiE, which produces MSKKVNPYKDSELTKKKQVEQMFDNISGNYDGLNRVISLGTDVKWRKKVVAAVKATNPESILDIATGTGDLAIQMVNTGATRIVGLDLSEGMLNVGRKKIAKKNLDSRIEMIQGDSENLPFDENSFDAITVAFGVRNFEDLEKGLEEIYRVLKPGGIFVVLETSVPTKFPYKQGYRFYSNLILPTIGKLFSKDKDAYSYLSESAANFPYGKTFNNILDKIGFIDVVDLPQTFGVSTIYTASK; this is translated from the coding sequence ATGAGTAAAAAGGTCAACCCTTATAAGGATTCCGAACTCACTAAAAAGAAACAGGTTGAACAAATGTTTGATAACATTTCCGGCAATTATGACGGTCTCAATCGTGTAATCTCATTAGGAACCGATGTAAAATGGAGGAAGAAAGTAGTTGCAGCGGTTAAAGCGACCAATCCAGAAAGTATACTGGATATCGCCACAGGTACCGGGGATTTAGCTATTCAAATGGTTAATACAGGTGCTACTCGTATCGTTGGTTTGGACCTTTCAGAGGGAATGCTGAATGTTGGCAGAAAAAAGATCGCGAAAAAAAACCTCGATTCTCGTATTGAGATGATTCAGGGCGATTCTGAAAATCTTCCTTTTGACGAAAATTCTTTTGATGCAATTACCGTTGCATTTGGAGTAAGAAATTTTGAAGATCTCGAAAAAGGCCTAGAGGAAATATATCGTGTTTTGAAACCCGGAGGTATTTTCGTAGTATTGGAGACCTCGGTACCTACCAAATTTCCCTACAAGCAAGGTTACCGTTTTTACTCAAATTTAATATTACCCACTATTGGTAAGTTATTTTCGAAGGACAAAGATGCATATTCGTATTTAAGTGAAAGTGCAGCAAATTTTCCATATGGAAAAACCTTCAACAATATTTTAGACAAAATTGGGTTTATAGATGTAGTAGATTTACCACAAACATTTGGCGTATCAACGATATATACTGCCTCAAAGTAG
- the rsmG gene encoding 16S rRNA (guanine(527)-N(7))-methyltransferase RsmG: MELIRKYFPELSADQISKFEKLEELYKDWNLKINVVSRKDIDEIYLRHVLHSLGIAKVQQFKPGSKILDVGTGGGFPGIPLAILFPESTFHLVDSIGKKIKVVEEVSEGLGLENVTTFNQRVEELSGNYDFIVSRAVAVMPTFVRWVKGKIAKDNQHDRKNGILYLKGGDLSEELKDYRTAEIFELSNFYEEDFFDTKKVVYLPMKYRG, translated from the coding sequence TTGGAATTAATTAGAAAATACTTTCCGGAATTATCTGCAGATCAAATTTCAAAATTTGAGAAACTGGAGGAACTTTATAAAGACTGGAATCTTAAGATCAATGTGGTTTCCAGAAAAGATATCGATGAGATCTATTTGAGACATGTTTTACATTCTTTAGGGATTGCAAAGGTTCAGCAGTTTAAACCGGGTTCAAAGATACTGGATGTTGGAACCGGCGGTGGTTTTCCCGGAATTCCGTTAGCTATATTATTTCCAGAATCTACTTTTCATCTGGTGGATTCTATTGGTAAGAAGATTAAGGTAGTTGAGGAGGTAAGTGAAGGCTTGGGATTGGAAAATGTAACTACCTTCAATCAGCGTGTGGAAGAGCTTTCCGGAAATTATGATTTTATCGTGAGCAGGGCAGTTGCCGTTATGCCAACTTTTGTTCGATGGGTTAAAGGAAAGATCGCCAAGGATAACCAGCATGATAGAAAGAATGGAATCCTTTATTTAAAAGGAGGTGACCTATCAGAAGAACTCAAAGATTACCGTACCGCGGAAATCTTTGAGCTTTCTAATTTTTACGAAGAAGATTTCTTCGATACAAAAAAGGTGGTTTATCTTCCTATGAAATACAGAGGTTAA
- the trkA gene encoding Trk system potassium transporter TrkA encodes MKIIIAGAGEVGFHLAKLLSFESQDITLIDPNRDNLAYADTHLDIRTIKGDASSIKILKEAQVKYTDMVISVTSSEATNITVCVLAKQLGAKRTIARISNTEFLENQGELGFTRFGIDELISPEALASREIELLLNQSAFNDSYEFEEGALTMIGVSLSRTATFVGKTVKEAAKIFPELNFVPIAIQRFGTQYTLIPRGDTQFKDGDQVYFVTLKNGVEELYKLTGKIKQDIKNVMILGGSKIGRKTAQDLCRNNFNVKLVEKDREKAYELADELPETLIINGDGRNVELLEEENIHDMDAFIAVTGNSETNIMSCLVAKSKSVKKTISLVENMDYFQLSHSIGIDTLINKKLLAANNIFRYVRKGEVVAMTKLNNMNAELLEFIVKPKSQVSDKKIKDLDFPRSAIIGGIIRNGKGLIALGDFLIKPGDRIVVCCLPRSINKVEKLFL; translated from the coding sequence ATGAAAATAATTATCGCCGGTGCAGGTGAAGTAGGATTTCATTTAGCTAAATTACTTTCCTTTGAATCTCAGGATATCACGCTAATTGACCCCAATAGAGATAATCTTGCATATGCAGATACTCATTTGGATATTAGGACGATCAAGGGTGATGCGAGTTCTATTAAAATTCTAAAAGAAGCTCAGGTAAAATATACAGATATGGTAATTAGTGTAACCTCCAGTGAGGCCACGAATATTACAGTATGTGTATTGGCTAAACAACTTGGAGCTAAAAGGACTATAGCAAGGATTTCTAATACGGAATTTCTTGAAAATCAAGGAGAACTTGGCTTCACACGATTTGGTATTGATGAATTGATTTCTCCAGAAGCTCTAGCTTCCCGGGAAATTGAATTGTTGCTGAATCAGTCTGCCTTTAATGATAGTTACGAATTTGAAGAAGGAGCACTTACTATGATTGGTGTTAGTCTTTCCAGAACCGCGACTTTTGTTGGAAAAACAGTAAAAGAGGCCGCGAAAATATTTCCCGAGCTCAATTTTGTTCCGATTGCTATCCAGCGCTTTGGAACCCAATATACTTTAATACCAAGAGGTGATACTCAGTTTAAAGATGGAGATCAGGTGTATTTTGTCACCTTGAAGAATGGGGTAGAGGAGCTCTATAAGCTTACCGGTAAGATCAAACAGGATATTAAAAATGTAATGATTCTTGGAGGAAGTAAGATTGGAAGAAAAACTGCCCAGGATCTTTGCCGGAATAATTTTAATGTTAAGCTGGTTGAAAAAGACCGTGAAAAGGCCTATGAGTTAGCCGATGAGTTACCTGAAACCCTTATCATCAATGGTGACGGGCGTAATGTGGAACTGCTGGAAGAAGAAAATATCCATGATATGGATGCTTTTATTGCAGTTACTGGAAATTCAGAGACTAATATTATGTCATGCCTGGTTGCTAAATCTAAAAGCGTTAAAAAAACTATTTCGCTTGTAGAAAATATGGATTATTTTCAGTTAAGCCACTCCATAGGTATCGATACACTTATTAATAAAAAATTACTAGCCGCTAATAATATATTCCGGTATGTGAGAAAAGGTGAGGTTGTAGCAATGACCAAGCTGAATAACATGAATGCTGAATTACTCGAATTCATAGTAAAGCCCAAATCTCAGGTTAGTGATAAAAAAATAAAAGATCTAGATTTTCCAAGATCGGCCATTATAGGTGGGATTATAAGAAATGGTAAAGGGCTTATTGCTTTAGGGGATTTCCTTATAAAACCTGGGGATAGAATAGTAGTTTGTTGTTTGCCTCGTTCTATTAATAAAGTAGAAAAACTTTTCTTGTAA
- a CDS encoding potassium transporter TrkG codes for MPKLNYQIILHVMGLLLLCNGGFMLLATLVSWYYQDGVTLEISTAALITLFIGTLFMFTTRGHSKEVKIREGYIIVTFGWIFMALSGSLPYVISESIPRFTNAFFETMSGYTTTGASILNDIESIPKGILFWRSLTHWIGGMGIIVLAIAILPLLGIGGMQLFSAESPGPSADKLKPRIRDTAKRLWLIYVSYTLAETILLWAAGMTFFDAINHAFSTLSTGGFSTKNASLAYWNNNPIIQYIVIIFMLLAGSNFVLSYFAFKGKISKVLHDDEFKWYIIFIAGFTAISALIVYFQADVSISSIDHPMVWGEGESAFRHSLFQVLTIITTTGFVSADYTMWTPFLTILYFGLFFLGGSAGSTAGGVKVMRHIIMIKNGIIEFKRTLHPNAILPVRFNGKSISKEIVFNILGFFILYMLSFIIGAVVLASLGLDFETAIGGAASSLGNIGPAFGGLSPVNNFDMLPDFGKWWTTFLMLIGRLELFTVLIILTPFFWRNR; via the coding sequence ATGCCCAAACTGAATTATCAAATAATTCTTCATGTAATGGGCTTATTGCTGCTTTGCAATGGTGGCTTTATGCTACTAGCAACGCTCGTAAGTTGGTATTATCAGGATGGTGTAACCCTGGAGATATCCACTGCTGCGCTAATTACGCTGTTTATAGGTACTCTTTTCATGTTTACTACACGTGGTCATAGTAAGGAGGTTAAGATACGTGAAGGATATATAATTGTAACATTTGGTTGGATCTTTATGGCTTTGAGCGGCTCATTGCCTTATGTAATAAGTGAATCCATTCCCCGTTTTACCAATGCATTTTTTGAGACCATGTCTGGTTATACTACTACCGGGGCATCAATTTTAAATGACATTGAATCTATACCTAAGGGTATTTTATTCTGGAGAAGTCTTACGCACTGGATTGGAGGGATGGGGATCATTGTATTGGCGATAGCTATACTTCCTTTGTTAGGAATTGGGGGGATGCAACTTTTTTCGGCGGAATCACCGGGGCCAAGTGCCGATAAACTTAAGCCGAGAATTCGAGATACAGCTAAAAGACTTTGGCTTATATATGTTTCCTATACTTTGGCTGAAACAATTTTACTCTGGGCCGCGGGAATGACCTTTTTTGATGCGATAAATCATGCCTTTAGTACCTTGTCAACAGGCGGATTTTCTACGAAAAATGCCAGTTTAGCGTACTGGAATAATAACCCGATAATTCAGTATATCGTTATAATCTTCATGCTACTGGCCGGAAGTAACTTTGTCTTAAGCTATTTTGCTTTTAAAGGTAAGATCAGTAAGGTTTTACACGATGATGAATTTAAATGGTATATTATTTTTATTGCTGGTTTTACTGCGATTTCTGCCCTTATAGTTTATTTTCAAGCTGATGTTAGCATTTCTTCAATAGACCACCCTATGGTTTGGGGAGAGGGAGAAAGTGCCTTTCGTCATTCTTTATTCCAGGTTTTAACTATAATTACTACCACAGGATTCGTATCTGCCGATTATACTATGTGGACACCATTTTTAACGATACTTTATTTTGGATTATTCTTCCTGGGGGGGTCTGCAGGTTCAACTGCGGGTGGTGTTAAGGTGATGCGTCATATTATTATGATCAAAAATGGAATTATCGAATTTAAAAGAACCCTTCATCCAAATGCCATTTTACCTGTGAGGTTCAATGGAAAGTCTATCAGCAAGGAAATTGTATTTAATATTCTAGGTTTTTTCATCTTATACATGCTATCCTTTATTATTGGAGCGGTAGTTCTGGCTTCATTAGGTCTTGATTTTGAAACTGCCATTGGTGGTGCAGCATCATCTCTGGGGAATATAGGTCCGGCTTTTGGCGGTCTTAGCCCGGTTAATAATTTTGATATGCTACCGGATTTTGGGAAATGGTGGACTACCTTTTTAATGTTGATAGGTAGGCTTGAACTATTCACGGTATTAATAATCCTTACTCCATTCTTCTGGAGAAATCGATAA
- a CDS encoding pyridoxal phosphate-dependent aminotransferase, whose product MQEKLSNRINSMATSQTLAMAAKARELKAEGKDIIGLSLGEPDFNTPDFIKEAAITAINENYNSYTPVDGYVELKDAIINKFKRDNNLTYDRSQIVVSTGAKQSLANVAMVILNPGDEVLLPCPYWVSYAEIVKLAEGVPVEVPTSVETDFKITPEQLEAAITPKTKMIWYSSPCNPSGMVYSKEELRALADVLKKYPDIIIVSDEIYEHINFVGEHASMAEFEDMYDRTVTVNGVSKAFAMTGWRIGYIGAPTYIARACNKMQGQITSGANCIAQRAVITALEAPVSKISHMIDTFKSRRKLINDLLNEIEGFVTTEPEGAFYVFPNVSSFFGKTIKGHEILNATDFSLFLLEEANVATVTGDAFGNPECIRISYAASEDQITEAMSRIKKALS is encoded by the coding sequence ATGCAGGAAAAATTATCAAATCGCATTAACTCAATGGCAACTTCTCAAACGCTAGCTATGGCAGCAAAAGCGCGTGAATTAAAAGCGGAAGGGAAGGATATTATTGGCCTAAGCCTGGGCGAACCCGATTTTAATACTCCAGATTTTATTAAAGAAGCGGCGATTACTGCTATTAACGAAAATTATAACTCATACACTCCTGTTGATGGATATGTGGAATTAAAGGATGCCATCATCAATAAGTTTAAAAGAGATAACAATCTAACATACGACAGATCTCAAATTGTAGTATCTACAGGTGCCAAGCAATCCCTGGCAAATGTGGCAATGGTAATCCTTAATCCTGGGGATGAAGTTCTATTACCCTGTCCTTATTGGGTTAGTTATGCTGAAATTGTAAAACTGGCAGAGGGTGTTCCGGTAGAAGTTCCAACTTCTGTAGAAACAGATTTCAAAATAACCCCGGAACAACTGGAAGCTGCAATTACTCCGAAAACTAAGATGATCTGGTATAGCTCTCCATGTAATCCTAGCGGAATGGTTTATAGCAAAGAAGAACTCAGAGCCCTTGCCGATGTTTTAAAGAAATATCCTGACATTATAATTGTTAGCGATGAAATATACGAACATATCAATTTTGTTGGAGAACATGCTTCCATGGCAGAATTTGAAGATATGTATGATCGCACAGTAACTGTGAACGGAGTTTCTAAAGCATTTGCCATGACCGGCTGGAGGATTGGTTATATCGGCGCTCCAACCTATATCGCCAGAGCTTGTAATAAGATGCAGGGACAAATCACTAGCGGTGCCAATTGTATTGCACAAAGAGCTGTGATTACTGCTCTTGAAGCACCAGTTAGCAAAATAAGTCACATGATAGATACTTTCAAGAGTCGAAGGAAATTGATCAATGACCTTTTAAATGAAATTGAAGGTTTTGTAACTACTGAGCCCGAAGGTGCATTCTATGTATTTCCTAATGTTTCTTCTTTTTTCGGAAAAACGATCAAAGGCCATGAAATACTGAATGCAACAGATTTTAGTTTATTCCTATTGGAAGAAGCCAATGTTGCGACCGTTACAGGTGATGCTTTTGGAAATCCCGAATGTATTAGAATTTCCTATGCTGCAAGTGAAGACCAGATTACTGAAGCAATGAGCAGAATTAAGAAAGCACTTTCTTAG
- a CDS encoding porin family protein translates to MKKLFVFALISLCINTAQAQIFSGERVLNQQNFDQQRWSWGYFLGFNTYDFNFDYKNYNPSPVTGQDFAVETRTGFNVGLVGNLRLNNNFDLRLEPGVNFNTRGFQALRADANTYREISSTYVHIPLLVKFNANRLNNFRPFVVGGVSTSINLSSNEDNPDDNSAGQFRMTTNSYYYEIGFGIDLYLYYFKLSPSIRGVFAINDELVRDADPNSLYTGNVDKMSSRAIFINFTFQ, encoded by the coding sequence ATGAAGAAACTTTTTGTATTTGCCCTTATCTCCCTATGTATAAATACAGCCCAGGCTCAGATTTTTTCAGGAGAACGAGTGTTAAATCAGCAAAATTTTGATCAGCAACGTTGGTCCTGGGGATATTTTCTCGGGTTTAACACTTATGATTTCAATTTTGACTATAAAAATTACAATCCCAGTCCAGTTACAGGTCAGGATTTCGCAGTAGAAACTCGTACAGGTTTCAATGTTGGATTGGTTGGAAATTTAAGGTTGAATAATAATTTTGATCTTCGACTAGAACCTGGAGTAAACTTTAATACAAGAGGGTTTCAGGCACTAAGAGCTGATGCTAATACTTACAGGGAAATAAGCTCTACTTATGTACACATCCCCCTTCTGGTGAAATTTAATGCAAACAGGCTTAACAACTTCAGACCATTTGTTGTTGGTGGTGTTTCTACATCCATCAATTTAAGCAGTAATGAGGATAACCCGGACGATAATAGTGCTGGCCAATTTAGAATGACTACCAATAGCTACTACTATGAAATAGGCTTCGGAATTGACCTTTATCTTTATTACTTTAAGCTTTCACCATCAATTCGCGGAGTTTTTGCTATAAATGATGAATTGGTTAGAGATGCTGACCCGAATAGTCTGTATACCGGGAATGTTGACAAAATGTCCTCCAGAGCTATCTTCATCAATTTTACTTTTCAATAG
- a CDS encoding RNA methyltransferase, with the protein MLSKSQIKLIKSLSQKKYRNSHGLFIVEGIKGIREFLNSEFELVSIYSSGENFGLKDDYLELIDDRDLKKISSLKTPQKALAVFKIPNPKQVGQKGLIVTLDGVRDPGNLGTIIRLCDWFGVENLVCSRDTVDCYNPKVVQASMGSLTRVNIQYLDLDEFISAQPELPVLGTMLEGENVYKANLPDAAILVMGNEANGISDKIIDLLSKKISIPQFGRIQETESLNVATATAILLSEFRRGSSIEK; encoded by the coding sequence ATGCTTAGCAAAAGCCAGATTAAGTTAATAAAAAGCCTTTCTCAAAAAAAGTATAGAAATTCTCACGGACTCTTTATAGTAGAAGGGATCAAAGGGATTAGAGAATTCCTGAATTCTGAATTTGAACTAGTTTCAATTTATTCTTCCGGAGAAAATTTTGGATTAAAGGATGATTATTTAGAACTGATCGATGATCGAGATCTTAAAAAGATAAGTTCACTTAAAACTCCTCAAAAAGCACTTGCAGTCTTTAAAATTCCCAATCCTAAACAGGTAGGACAAAAAGGATTAATAGTGACTTTAGATGGGGTACGTGATCCGGGAAATTTAGGGACTATTATAAGATTGTGTGATTGGTTTGGCGTAGAAAATTTGGTATGTTCCAGAGACACAGTGGATTGTTATAATCCTAAGGTAGTGCAGGCAAGTATGGGTTCTCTAACCAGGGTTAATATTCAATATCTGGATTTGGATGAATTCATTTCAGCACAACCTGAGCTTCCAGTTTTGGGTACTATGCTCGAAGGAGAAAATGTTTATAAGGCCAATTTACCAGATGCAGCTATTCTTGTGATGGGAAATGAAGCAAATGGGATTTCAGATAAGATTATTGATCTACTCTCAAAAAAGATCAGCATTCCACAATTTGGAAGAATTCAGGAAACTGAAAGTCTGAATGTAGCCACGGCTACTGCCATCCTTTTAAGTGAATTCCGAAGAGGGTCTTCTATTGAAAAGTAA
- a CDS encoding BamA/TamA family outer membrane protein — MKRLFAKILLFFLTLVLIISCNAVKRLEPDQNLLVENEIFSNGEKVQDSRIYNRLYQEPNTRILGFPLRLHVYNLARPNIDSILSVKYLENERKKNKLISILSKKQFEKYLNSRVEFNQWIKRTGEAPVLVSEEETKKSENRLQSWYWNNGWFNVETDYKIIPLEDKVKRAKVEYYVTPHEPYIIDSIKTEIASKALDSLYELNKTESEIKSGIQYNTLDFNEERDRLSQLFRNNGVYNFDQEYISFDADTVNTNNKVNTTLIIKNQRNNVGDSISRVPFKIHKISKVNIFTDYAYAQRNKAITDSSKHEGYTLYSFEESRYKPEAISDAIFIKPGTIYKDTDRTRTYNRLNSLRVFKYPDIQYTLDPDDTTRTDLVTNIFLTPLPKYSLGFDFDVSQSNIQKFGIGFGGSFLIRNIFGGLENLEFSGRGSIASSTDAAASRDENRFFDITEVGADMKLSLPRIFLPVNTEKIIPKYMSPFTNMSLGFSTQRNIGLDKQTFSGILNYAWKPSKRLSNSLDLLNIQYVRNLNPENYFNVYRNSFEELNDIAQDSNFEFSDPSNDPVLEIPDEADAFIDYVISDDFPNTGLNSDDFLNVLDIYERKLRLTENNLIFATNYTYLWNTRESLYDKEFSRFRFKIETAGNVLSLLSGVFNYEQNDQGNSKVLGVAYSQYAKTEVDFIKHWDLGQDRIFATRAFGGIAIPYGNSNNIPITKTFFAGGPNDNRAWQAYDLGPGSSGSILEFNEANLKLAFNAEYRFGLIDEFKGALFVDVGNIWNVLDSNTNEDFVFEGIEDLKELAVGSGFGLRYDFNFFVLRFDIGFKTHDPAQPVGNRWFRDYNFSHAVYNVGINYPF, encoded by the coding sequence TTGAAACGGCTTTTCGCAAAAATATTATTATTTTTTCTAACTCTTGTCTTAATAATTAGCTGTAACGCCGTAAAAAGACTCGAACCTGATCAAAATCTATTGGTGGAAAATGAAATTTTCAGCAATGGGGAAAAGGTCCAGGACTCCAGAATATATAATCGCTTATACCAGGAACCCAACACCAGGATCCTTGGTTTCCCCCTGCGATTGCATGTTTATAATCTCGCTAGACCGAATATTGACAGTATCCTAAGTGTAAAATATCTCGAAAACGAAAGAAAAAAGAACAAACTCATTAGTATTCTGTCTAAAAAGCAATTTGAGAAATATTTAAACTCAAGAGTAGAATTCAACCAGTGGATAAAACGAACCGGGGAAGCACCAGTTCTCGTAAGTGAAGAAGAAACAAAAAAATCTGAAAATAGATTACAATCCTGGTATTGGAATAATGGCTGGTTCAATGTAGAAACAGATTATAAAATAATTCCCCTGGAGGATAAAGTTAAAAGAGCAAAGGTAGAATACTACGTTACACCTCATGAACCATATATTATAGACTCGATTAAAACAGAGATCGCTTCAAAAGCTCTGGATTCACTTTATGAATTAAATAAAACTGAGAGTGAGATAAAATCTGGAATTCAATACAATACTCTTGATTTTAATGAAGAGCGTGACCGGTTATCCCAACTTTTCAGAAATAATGGAGTTTACAATTTTGACCAGGAATATATAAGCTTCGATGCTGATACCGTAAATACCAATAATAAGGTAAACACAACCTTGATCATTAAAAATCAAAGAAACAATGTTGGCGACAGTATTTCCAGAGTTCCCTTCAAAATTCATAAGATCAGCAAGGTGAATATTTTTACCGATTACGCTTATGCACAAAGAAATAAAGCTATAACAGACAGTTCTAAACACGAAGGTTACACCCTTTATAGTTTCGAGGAAAGTCGTTACAAACCAGAAGCAATTAGCGACGCAATATTCATAAAACCAGGCACTATCTATAAAGACACGGATAGAACGCGGACTTATAACCGTCTTAATTCTTTAAGAGTTTTTAAATACCCGGACATTCAATACACGCTGGATCCTGATGATACTACGAGAACAGATCTGGTTACCAATATTTTTTTAACCCCCCTTCCAAAGTATTCTTTAGGTTTTGATTTTGATGTTTCCCAAAGTAATATTCAGAAGTTTGGGATTGGTTTTGGAGGATCTTTTCTAATAAGAAATATTTTCGGGGGATTGGAAAACCTCGAATTTTCTGGTAGAGGAAGTATCGCCTCCTCTACAGATGCCGCTGCAAGCCGGGATGAGAATCGTTTTTTTGACATTACTGAAGTTGGGGCAGACATGAAGTTAAGCCTACCTAGAATTTTTTTACCGGTAAATACAGAAAAGATCATCCCTAAGTACATGTCGCCCTTTACAAACATGAGTCTTGGTTTTAGCACACAGAGAAATATTGGGCTTGACAAACAAACATTTTCAGGAATTCTAAATTATGCCTGGAAACCTTCAAAAAGGTTATCAAACAGTCTTGATCTGCTGAATATTCAATATGTTAGAAATTTAAATCCTGAAAATTACTTTAATGTATACCGAAACTCTTTCGAGGAATTAAATGACATAGCTCAGGATAGCAATTTTGAATTTTCAGATCCTTCAAATGATCCGGTTCTTGAAATACCAGATGAAGCAGATGCATTTATAGATTATGTGATCTCTGATGACTTTCCAAATACAGGTCTAAATTCAGATGATTTTTTGAATGTTCTCGATATATATGAAAGGAAATTAAGACTTACCGAGAACAACCTGATCTTTGCCACAAATTACACTTATCTCTGGAATACCCGGGAAAGCTTATATGATAAAGAATTCTCCAGGTTTAGATTTAAAATTGAAACTGCAGGAAATGTTCTTTCATTATTATCAGGAGTCTTCAATTATGAGCAAAATGATCAGGGAAATAGCAAAGTATTAGGGGTTGCTTATTCGCAATATGCTAAAACAGAAGTGGATTTTATTAAGCATTGGGACCTGGGCCAGGACAGGATCTTTGCTACAAGGGCCTTTGGTGGTATAGCAATCCCTTACGGCAACTCCAATAATATTCCTATTACCAAAACTTTCTTTGCTGGTGGTCCCAACGATAACCGAGCATGGCAGGCATATGACCTTGGCCCGGGAAGTAGCGGTAGTATTTTGGAATTCAATGAGGCCAATTTAAAATTGGCTTTTAATGCCGAATATCGCTTTGGCCTGATCGATGAATTTAAAGGAGCCCTTTTCGTAGATGTAGGTAATATCTGGAACGTTCTGGATTCTAATACGAATGAGGATTTTGTTTTTGAAGGAATCGAGGATCTAAAAGAATTGGCTGTTGGTAGCGGTTTCGGACTTAGATATGATTTTAACTTTTTTGTTCTAAGATTCGATATTGGCTTTAAAACCCACGATCCTGCACAGCCCGTAGGAAATCGTTGGTTTAGAGACTATAATTTCTCTCACGCCGTATATAATGTAGGAATCAATTATCCTTTCTAA
- the fbaA gene encoding class II fructose-bisphosphate aldolase, with product MSHNIKPGVATGKEVQEIFNYAKEKGFALPAVNVIGSSSVNAVLETAAELNSPVIIQFSNGGAQFNAGKGLSNENEQAAIAGGVAGAKHVHEMAKLYGVPVIMHTDHCAKKLLPWIDGLLDASEKHFEQFGKPLYSSHMIDLSEEPLEENMEICKKYLERMSKMGMTLEIELGITGGEEDGVDNTDVDSSKLYTQPEEVAYAYEELSKVSDQFTIAAAFGNVHGVYKPGNVKLTPTILKDSQEYITKKYNVEKNHIDFVFHGGSGSTVEEIREAIGYGVIKMNIDTDLQYAYMEGIRDYMAKNKDFLATQIGNPEGDDVPNKKYYDPRKWVREGELTFKARLKKAFEDLNNVNTL from the coding sequence ATGAGTCACAATATTAAACCAGGCGTTGCCACCGGAAAAGAAGTTCAGGAAATATTTAACTATGCGAAGGAAAAGGGTTTTGCTCTCCCAGCAGTGAACGTTATTGGTTCGAGTAGCGTAAATGCAGTTTTAGAAACTGCTGCAGAATTAAATTCTCCGGTTATTATACAATTTTCAAATGGTGGAGCACAGTTTAATGCGGGAAAAGGACTTTCCAATGAAAATGAACAAGCCGCTATCGCAGGTGGAGTTGCTGGTGCGAAGCATGTACATGAAATGGCAAAATTGTACGGTGTTCCGGTAATCATGCATACAGACCATTGTGCTAAAAAATTGCTTCCTTGGATCGACGGTTTATTGGATGCCAGCGAAAAGCATTTTGAGCAATTCGGCAAGCCTTTATACAGCTCTCACATGATAGATCTTTCAGAAGAACCTCTGGAAGAAAACATGGAGATTTGCAAAAAGTATCTTGAGAGAATGTCTAAAATGGGCATGACCCTGGAAATTGAATTAGGTATCACTGGCGGTGAAGAAGATGGAGTTGACAACACAGATGTTGATTCTTCAAAATTATATACACAGCCAGAAGAGGTAGCTTATGCTTACGAGGAATTAAGTAAAGTTAGTGACCAATTTACCATTGCAGCTGCATTCGGGAACGTTCACGGTGTATATAAACCCGGGAACGTAAAGCTTACTCCAACGATTTTAAAGGATTCTCAAGAATATATCACAAAGAAATATAATGTTGAGAAAAACCATATCGACTTTGTTTTCCATGGTGGTAGTGGTTCTACAGTGGAGGAAATTCGCGAAGCAATTGGTTATGGAGTTATTAAAATGAACATAGATACCGATCTGCAGTATGCCTATATGGAAGGTATTCGTGATTATATGGCCAAAAACAAAGATTTTCTGGCTACACAAATTGGAAATCCTGAAGGAGATGACGTTCCAAACAAAAAATATTATGACCCTAGAAAATGGGTACGCGAAGGAGAATTAACCTTCAAAGCAAGATTAAAAAAGGCATTTGAAGATTTAAATAACGTAAATACATTATAA